The Planococcus donghaensis genome contains a region encoding:
- a CDS encoding YmfK family protein, which produces MKEWYFEYEIQVNRPGLLGDIASLLGMLRVNIVTINGVDQGRRGMLLRAEHDVQLERFEQILSTIETIAVTKFREPKLRDILAVRHGRYIQRDADDRKTFRFVRDELGLLVDFMAEIFKQEGHKLVGLRGMPRVGKTESIVAASVSANKKWIFLSSTMIKQTVRNQLMGDEHNGNNIFILDGIVTRRSSDERHMQLVREMMRMPTIKVVEHPDKFVEQSEYSIDDFDYIIELRHHPDEEITYEVLEKNTFMDEKSQGNMFGDGFNF; this is translated from the coding sequence ATGAAAGAATGGTATTTTGAATACGAAATCCAAGTCAACCGTCCCGGTCTTCTTGGCGATATCGCTTCTCTTTTGGGAATGTTACGGGTAAATATCGTTACTATTAATGGCGTCGATCAAGGTCGTCGCGGTATGCTATTGCGTGCAGAACATGATGTTCAACTAGAGCGTTTTGAACAAATTTTATCCACTATTGAAACGATTGCTGTGACGAAGTTCCGGGAGCCAAAACTGCGGGATATTTTGGCAGTACGCCACGGCAGGTATATCCAACGAGACGCCGATGACCGAAAAACTTTCCGCTTTGTAAGAGACGAATTAGGCTTGCTTGTGGATTTCATGGCAGAAATTTTCAAACAAGAAGGTCATAAGTTGGTCGGATTAAGAGGAATGCCGCGTGTTGGAAAAACAGAATCGATTGTCGCTGCCAGCGTAAGTGCAAATAAAAAGTGGATTTTCTTATCTTCTACAATGATTAAGCAAACTGTACGTAACCAGTTAATGGGCGATGAGCATAACGGCAATAACATCTTTATTTTGGATGGTATTGTTACTCGGCGTTCATCTGATGAACGACATATGCAATTAGTCCGTGAAATGATGCGTATGCCAACGATTAAAGTAGTAGAGCACCCAGACAAGTTTGTAGAGCAATCCGAATACAGCATTGATGATTTTGATTACATTATTGAATTGCGTCACCACCCAGATGAAGAGATTACTTATGAAGTATTAGAGAAAAATACATTTATGGATGAAAAATCTCAAGGGAATATGTTTGGAGACGGCTTTAACTTTTAA
- the pgsA gene encoding CDP-diacylglycerol--glycerol-3-phosphate 3-phosphatidyltransferase, giving the protein MNIPNQITISRILLIPVFMVVMLAGFDWGTMMLFGAEMPVTHFVGGVIFIFASLTDWVDGYYARKYNLVTTFGKFLDPLADKLLVSAALIILVELGFAASWIVIIIISREFAVTGLRLVLAGEGEVVAAGGLGKIKTTAQILAISALLLHDTIFVLVGLPFGQIMLYIALIFTVWSGWDYFYANRRALMASK; this is encoded by the coding sequence ATGAACATACCAAACCAGATTACCATCTCGAGGATTTTATTGATTCCTGTATTTATGGTGGTCATGTTAGCCGGCTTTGACTGGGGAACCATGATGCTATTTGGCGCTGAAATGCCCGTCACTCATTTTGTCGGAGGAGTAATTTTTATTTTTGCATCACTGACAGATTGGGTGGACGGCTATTATGCACGTAAGTACAACTTAGTTACGACGTTTGGAAAGTTTTTAGATCCATTAGCGGACAAGCTATTGGTTTCAGCCGCATTAATCATTTTAGTGGAATTAGGGTTTGCCGCTTCGTGGATTGTAATTATCATCATCAGCCGTGAATTTGCGGTTACAGGATTACGTTTAGTTCTAGCAGGCGAAGGTGAAGTTGTTGCTGCTGGTGGTTTAGGCAAGATTAAAACAACTGCACAAATTTTAGCGATCTCGGCTTTGTTGTTACACGACACTATTTTTGTATTAGTTGGTTTGCCATTTGGTCAAATTATGCTTTATATCGCATTGATCTTTACAGTATGGTCTGGCTGGGATTATTTCTACGCCAATCGTCGCGCATTAATGGCTTCAAAATAA
- a CDS encoding competence/damage-inducible protein A, with protein sequence MNAEIIAVGSELLLGQITNTNARFLSNHLAELGINVYYHTVVGDNPDRLEDAIKIAENRADLILFTGGLGPTKDDLTKEAIARHLNTSLETNEEALDSIVAFFERAGRPMTENNKKQAWVLKDSDVLVNHNGMAPGMMYKKDERVYILLPGPPKEMEPMFQFEAKPKLASLLNKADVILSHVLRFYGIGEAELEDRLHHILEKQTNPTIAPLAADGEVTLRITAKTNTTEEAWQLINGTKNEILDVVGDYLYGYDNDSLASKVVELLKQQGKTISAAESLTAGLFQSELASVAGASAVLSGGVITYNEEMKVHQLGLSAELLAEYGVVSEQTALAMAEAVRDKFKTDISVSLTGAAGPDAHGDQPAGTVWIGIATEGSSKSYRLQLSGMRNTNRLRAVKLALYYVIRTLTEENARKI encoded by the coding sequence ATGAACGCAGAAATTATTGCGGTAGGTTCAGAGTTATTATTAGGTCAAATTACAAATACGAATGCTCGATTTTTGTCTAATCATTTAGCCGAACTTGGCATTAATGTGTATTACCATACAGTAGTCGGAGACAACCCGGATCGGTTAGAAGATGCGATTAAGATTGCAGAAAATCGTGCGGATTTAATACTATTTACCGGTGGATTGGGTCCGACAAAAGATGATTTAACAAAAGAGGCGATTGCTCGTCACTTAAATACATCCCTAGAAACAAACGAAGAAGCTCTCGATTCGATCGTTGCGTTTTTTGAACGTGCAGGTCGACCGATGACGGAAAACAACAAAAAGCAAGCGTGGGTGTTAAAAGACAGCGACGTACTTGTGAACCACAATGGTATGGCGCCTGGCATGATGTACAAAAAAGACGAACGCGTTTATATCTTGTTACCAGGACCGCCAAAAGAAATGGAGCCAATGTTCCAGTTTGAGGCAAAACCGAAACTTGCAAGCTTATTGAACAAAGCAGATGTTATTTTGTCACACGTCTTGCGCTTTTATGGGATCGGTGAAGCGGAACTGGAAGATCGTTTGCATCACATTCTCGAAAAACAAACAAACCCGACAATTGCACCACTCGCTGCTGATGGTGAAGTAACGCTGCGTATTACGGCTAAAACCAATACAACAGAAGAAGCGTGGCAATTAATTAACGGTACTAAAAACGAGATTTTAGATGTTGTAGGTGATTATCTGTATGGGTATGACAATGATTCGCTCGCATCTAAAGTAGTTGAACTTTTGAAACAGCAAGGCAAAACAATTTCAGCAGCCGAAAGTTTAACCGCTGGATTATTTCAATCGGAGTTGGCTTCTGTTGCAGGAGCAAGCGCAGTATTATCAGGTGGAGTTATTACTTACAACGAAGAAATGAAAGTTCATCAGCTTGGCTTATCAGCTGAATTACTAGCTGAATACGGTGTTGTCAGTGAGCAAACAGCATTAGCTATGGCAGAAGCGGTACGAGATAAATTTAAAACCGATATTAGCGTTTCATTAACAGGTGCAGCAGGGCCAGACGCACACGGTGATCAGCCTGCAGGGACTGTTTGGATTGGCATAGCCACAGAAGGAAGTTCTAAATCTTACCGCCTTCAGCTATCAGGAATGCGCAACACGAATCGTTTACGAGCTGTTAAACTCGCGTTATATTATGTCATTCGCACGTTAACAGAAGAAAATGCACGCAAAATTTAA
- a CDS encoding helix-turn-helix domain-containing protein codes for MNELGTRLKQARIAKGFSLEDLQDLTKIQKRYLAGIEDGNHTMMPGAFYVRAFIKQYAAAVGLNGEELLEQFKTEMPAGETAEKKQMPETFTSRSRSVARTAPSETYADIIPKVLVALFIVLILAVSWYFYSASTNRDSANRPAEEEGVSVPYEEPVPATPDETEEAAVEEPVEKPAEPTSVLSLKETKGETTTYTWQGTANPQLEIVADGPSWIAATDQNQKELTSKARVMQAGEKETLDLAKVDRLHVRIGEYANITLIMNGENIEYTQPLQTQNIVIQLTNVE; via the coding sequence TTGAATGAGTTGGGTACGAGGCTGAAACAGGCCAGAATCGCCAAAGGTTTTAGTTTGGAAGATTTGCAAGACTTGACCAAAATACAAAAACGTTACTTGGCGGGTATAGAAGATGGCAATCACACTATGATGCCTGGAGCGTTTTATGTACGCGCTTTTATTAAACAATATGCTGCAGCAGTAGGGTTGAACGGTGAAGAATTACTTGAGCAGTTTAAAACAGAAATGCCGGCTGGTGAAACGGCTGAAAAAAAACAAATGCCGGAAACTTTTACTTCAAGAAGCCGTTCTGTTGCCCGCACTGCTCCGAGCGAGACATATGCTGATATCATACCAAAAGTTTTGGTTGCCTTATTTATTGTCTTAATTCTTGCGGTGTCGTGGTATTTTTATAGTGCATCGACGAATAGAGATTCCGCCAATCGTCCAGCAGAAGAAGAAGGCGTAAGTGTGCCATACGAAGAACCTGTTCCTGCTACGCCAGATGAAACAGAAGAAGCGGCTGTTGAAGAACCAGTGGAAAAACCTGCAGAACCTACGTCTGTTCTTTCACTAAAAGAAACAAAAGGTGAAACAACAACTTATACATGGCAAGGAACTGCGAATCCTCAGCTAGAAATAGTTGCGGATGGACCGTCCTGGATTGCTGCCACTGATCAAAATCAAAAAGAGTTAACTTCTAAAGCACGTGTAATGCAAGCTGGGGAAAAAGAAACACTCGATTTAGCTAAAGTAGACCGTCTTCATGTACGTATTGGAGAATACGCTAATATCACATTGATTATGAACGGTGAAAACATCGAGTATACGCAACCACTCCAAACCCAAAATATCGTTATTCAATTGACAAACGTCGAATAG